The Thermomicrobiales bacterium genomic sequence GGCCTGATCTTCATGCTTCTGGTCATCAGCCAGTTCATCGCTTACTTTAACTTCACCCGCATTCCGCAGGTGCTCGCCGGAGCGATGGCTCATCTCCTTGAGAGCGTCGATATCGGCGCATTGCCGCTCCTGATCGCCTTCATCGTCGTGATCATGCTGCTCGACATCATCATCCCGGGGGCGATGCCAAAGTGGGCCATCTTCGCGCCGATCTTCGTGCCGATCTTCACGCGGCTCGGCATTGCGCCACAGACCGTACTGGCTGCCTATCGCATCGGCGACTCGCCGATGAACGTCATTACGCCACTGATGGTCTACTTGCCGTTCATTGTCATTGTCGCCCAGCGTTACCAGAAACAGGCAGGTCTCGGGACAATCATCTCGCTGATGATTCCGTACACGCTCGTCGTCATGGTCTCGTGGATCCTGCTCTTCATCATCTGGTACTTCATCGGTATCCCACTCGGCCCCGGCTATCCGGTGAAGCTGTAGGTGCGGGACGGCAACGAGAGATCGAAAGGACGGATTGGGATGAGACGGAGAATCATCAAACCCGCTATCGTTCTCGCTGCGCTCGTCGCACTGACAACAGTGCTGGCCGCATGTGGGACAACCGGGCAGGCCGCACGATTGCTCGACTCCACATGGGAACTCGACGAGCTGCATGGCCAGGACGCGATCCGCAACGTGCTGGTGTCCATGACGTTCGCAAAGGACGACAAGCTCACGGGCACCGGCGGCTGTAATCGATTCGTTGGATCATGGAAGCATAGCGATTCACGCAACCTGGATCTGACGGCCGGCGGCTCGACGCGCATCGCCTGTGAAGAAGCGATCATGACGCAGGAACAAGCGTTCTTCCAGGCACTTGAGGACACTGCCCGCTATCGACTCGACGAGGACGAGCTGGAGCTCTACAACGCCGACGGCGTCGAGATCGCAGAGTTTGATCGCATCCGACCAACCGAGTTGACCCGAACGCAGTGGCAAGTCGTCGCCTTCAACAACGGCCAGCAGGCAGTCGTCCCCGTGCTCGACGACTCAACGCTGTTGACGATGTTCGACCCCGATGGCACGGTGAGCGGTCAATCCGGTTGCAACACGTTCACTGGCGACTACTCACGTGGCAGTGACAGCTCAATGGAAATCGGCGAGCTCGCCCAAACGCTGATGGCCTGCGACCAGCCGATCATGGATCAGGAAACGCAGTTCCTGGCGGCGCTGAAGCAAGCCGACACTTACGAACTCGGCAAGGGCACACTGGATCTGCGCGCGGAAGACGGCTCATTGCTCGTCATGTTCCGCGAATCAAACTAGCGAGTTACGAACCGGGAGGTTGTGTGCGCGACACGGCGTC encodes the following:
- a CDS encoding META domain-containing protein; amino-acid sequence: MRRRIIKPAIVLAALVALTTVLAACGTTGQAARLLDSTWELDELHGQDAIRNVLVSMTFAKDDKLTGTGGCNRFVGSWKHSDSRNLDLTAGGSTRIACEEAIMTQEQAFFQALEDTARYRLDEDELELYNADGVEIAEFDRIRPTELTRTQWQVVAFNNGQQAVVPVLDDSTLLTMFDPDGTVSGQSGCNTFTGDYSRGSDSSMEIGELAQTLMACDQPIMDQETQFLAALKQADTYELGKGTLDLRAEDGSLLVMFRESN